Genomic segment of Paenibacillus macerans:
ATCAATCTTGCGTTCACCGGAGATCGGGATGTCAATTCCCTAAAGCCGATCGCGGAAGACATTGTTCAGCCCAAGCTTGAAAGAATTGCGGGTGTGGCATCCGTAAGCGTGGCAGGCGGACAAGACAGATTGATTCGCGTGAATTTGGATCCCGCCAAACTCGAAAGCTATGGGATCACCCTGGATCAAGTAAGTCAAGCGCTGGCCGCCAATAACCAATCCGGTTCTGCCGGTGCTGTGAGAAAGGGCGGCTCGGAAATTCAAATACGTGTTGATGGCGAATATCGGGCCGTTTCGGAAATAGGAGAAATTCCGGTTGCAGCGGGATCGGGGACCATTAAACTTAAGGAAATAGCAACAGTAGAGGATTCCTACGCTGATGTAACCTCCATTTCTACATACAATGGACAACCGAGCATCAATATTGGGGTTACCAAAGCATCCGGCGGCAACACCTTGCAGATCGCGAATGCCGTAAAGGAAAGACTGGATTCGATCCGGCAGGAACTGCCGGAAGGAACTAAGCTGGAGCTTGTAACGGATGCCTCCGAGCCGATCCATGACTCGGTTGACCTGTTAGTAGAGCACGCTATTCTTGGCCTTGTTATCGCATCCGCCATTCTCTTGTTGTTCCTGAACAGCGTCCGCTCAACCATCATTGCGGCTGTTGTCATTCCAATTTCGTTTGTGGCCACTTTCTTAATGATGTACTTCACAGGCCAGACGATCAATATTATTTCGCTCGCCGGCTTGCTCCTGGGCCTGGGTTCGTTTGTAGACTTCGCGGTCGTTATTATCGAGAATATTTTCAGGCAGCGGCACGAGGGGAAAAGCATGCTGCAGGGTGCAATTGATGGTTCCAAGCAGGTCGGCAATGCCGTAATGGCATCAGCGCTTGCGCAGATCGTTGTTTTTTTGCCGATTGTATTCACGGAAGGGATCGCCGGCGAGTTGTTTAAGCCGCTCGCATTAACGGTTATTTTCTCTCATATCGCAGCATTGCTCGTTTCCCTGTTGATCGTTCCGATGCTCAGTTCACGCTGGTTGCCAAAGCTTCCGGACGAGTCGGTGTATACGTCGGGTAACTATCGGGGCTTCAATCCGATCGTATGGTTCAATATCGGGTTCGAAAAGTTCAAAAACGGCTACGGCAAGACGCTGGAATGGAGCATCCATCACAGAAAAAGTGTTCTCATTTTAACGATTATTTTGTTTATAGGTGCAGGCGCCCTGACTCCATTGATTAAGTCGGAATTTATTCCGGCTCAAGATATGGGACAGTTCAATGTGTCGGTGAAATTACCGGATGGAACCAAGCTGGAGGAAACCAACAAAGTTGTTCAGCAAATTGAGAAAGAAATCATGAGCATCCCTGAATTGGATAAAATGTCGGCAAGTGTAGGTTCGTCTGGAGGGTTCAGCTTTGGTAGTCCGACGAACGCAGCTACATTGGATGTGACGCTGGTTGATGAACGTTCACGTTCAACGGATCAAATCGTTGCCCAGCTCCGGAAAAAAATCACCAATATTCCGGATGCGAAAGTAACCCTTACGGCGGGTGAAAGTTTCGCTGCAGGTGCAGCTGTTCAAATCAACCTCAGAGGCGACGATATGGAGGTGCTGCGGGAGCTTTCCGATCAGCTTGTCAAAGGCGTAAGCGATATTCCTGGAGCGGTTAACGTTAAGAGTTCACTAGACGACGCTCGCGAGGAATTCCAAGTCATCGTTAACCGCCAGTTGGCTGCAGAGTATGGGCTGTCTACATCACAGATATTGTCTGCAGTGCGTACTTCATTTAATGGGTCGGTTGCTACGACCTACCGCACTGGAGACGATGAAATTGATGTTAAGATTTCCA
This window contains:
- a CDS encoding efflux RND transporter permease subunit; this translates as MSQFSIRRPVTVFMLVVVLLIGGVIFGSKLPVEQMPELKFPVLVVATSIPGATPSEVEELVTKPIEKNLASVQNIDTISSQSQEGASMVQIMFNWGTDLDQASLDIRDKLDAVRGALPDSANSPRLMKFDINSTPIINLAFTGDRDVNSLKPIAEDIVQPKLERIAGVASVSVAGGQDRLIRVNLDPAKLESYGITLDQVSQALAANNQSGSAGAVRKGGSEIQIRVDGEYRAVSEIGEIPVAAGSGTIKLKEIATVEDSYADVTSISTYNGQPSINIGVTKASGGNTLQIANAVKERLDSIRQELPEGTKLELVTDASEPIHDSVDLLVEHAILGLVIASAILLLFLNSVRSTIIAAVVIPISFVATFLMMYFTGQTINIISLAGLLLGLGSFVDFAVVIIENIFRQRHEGKSMLQGAIDGSKQVGNAVMASALAQIVVFLPIVFTEGIAGELFKPLALTVIFSHIAALLVSLLIVPMLSSRWLPKLPDESVYTSGNYRGFNPIVWFNIGFEKFKNGYGKTLEWSIHHRKSVLILTIILFIGAGALTPLIKSEFIPAQDMGQFNVSVKLPDGTKLEETNKVVQQIEKEIMSIPELDKMSASVGSSGGFSFGSPTNAATLDVTLVDERSRSTDQIVAQLRKKITNIPDAKVTLTAGESFAAGAAVQINLRGDDMEVLRELSDQLVKGVSDIPGAVNVKSSLDDAREEFQVIVNRQLAAEYGLSTSQILSAVRTSFNGSVATTYRTGDDEIDVKISMPEQFKEDASYLETLRITTPRGIDVPLSSVASLKRAEVPVTITRENQTRQIQITAGVEGKDLLSVNQDVAKLLKRMSMPDGYTVDTGGGQEEQMMESFTSLAIALLLSVVLIYMVMAGQFESMFTPFVIMFSIPPTFIGVVLGLVLTGTALSIMAFVGYIMLAGLVVNNAIVLIDFVIQLRKEGMERDKAILLAGSERLRPILMTMFATVLALVPMVVSSDPANESMAPMAVVVVFGLAFGSIITLILIPVVYILLDNITVRRNNRKLKRQQKREAKKQAKLEQGSLQL